One Dictyoglomus turgidum DSM 6724 DNA window includes the following coding sequences:
- a CDS encoding zf-TFIIB domain-containing protein codes for MKPEEVEKFSIEKSIKSLCQPSICPNDKSPLMLLKDPLIPKDIVIYYCEQCFGMWLPLDSLRKYKAYQRSRKESFNKESRENLPKELEEKIDLLLKKGEEDLKKQNEFELDYKMSQFVSVVLLILKILSYFIKR; via the coding sequence ATGAAACCTGAAGAGGTGGAAAAATTTTCCATTGAAAAAAGTATAAAGTCTTTATGCCAACCCTCTATATGCCCTAACGACAAAAGTCCACTAATGTTATTAAAAGATCCTCTTATACCTAAGGATATAGTTATTTATTACTGTGAGCAATGTTTTGGGATGTGGCTTCCCTTAGATTCCTTGAGAAAGTATAAGGCATATCAAAGGAGTAGAAAAGAGAGTTTTAACAAAGAAAGTAGAGAAAATCTTCCTAAGGAGCTTGAAGAAAAGATTGATCTTCTTTTAAAAAAGGGAGAAGAAGATTTAAAGAAACAAAATGAATTTGAGCTTGATTATAAAATGTCTCAGTTTGTTTCTGTAGTACTTTTGATTTTAAAGATTTTATCCTATTTCATTAAAAGATAG
- a CDS encoding PEGA domain-containing protein, producing MRRLLSLFVLVFVLIMLSGGAAQEKIQIQPEREWEKIIIVPNPQPVLNLDLWLNKPEGSVYKVGENLIIYVKANDDVYLYLFDITPDGQFKLIFPNSYSKDNFIKKDKTYTFPDKPTYSFKVTPPFGKEYVVGIITKKPLEIFPGKRFESMAPGSVIEKKVETALENLQKTLRKEEGKTWAQSVTYFYVQEAQVRSKINIYSNPSGAQVYLNDEYQGTTPLTLMLLPGNYRVTLKKEGYLDYSTNIVVQEGRDREYTFNLQPAYGNLRIETEPRGASVYLDGTYRGLTPLILYNIPAKTYQLRIVYSGYQERIETIKVEPNRTTYLSYSLVPLYGSLSVNSVPQGADVYLNGVYRGKTPIVINNLNPGRYQLQLRLSGYKDYIGFVDVYSGQVSNYNFTLVPLSATLNIFSTPSFADVYINGVYKGKTPLSITDLSSGSYSVRVTLSGYEDYSETVYLNPGDVKQLNVTLKPISSEVNVDSQPRGARVYVDGKYQGTTPITLYLREGRYTLTLSLEGYNDLNTEIVVKPRDKVSYMFTLVPVVVTKTYYLNFTKGGYDGNLIVLRAENVFMDKEGKEYALVMRPSGVFEVKVPAPFNFKDIILSINLFFEKDEKKKSILDPILIVLVNGKPITLPMGFEDKDYVIVKWNIKDYFDPSKENIITLRILQDALNNVRLKEIVVEGK from the coding sequence ATGAGAAGATTGCTTTCTTTGTTTGTCCTTGTTTTTGTTTTAATAATGTTAAGTGGGGGGGCTGCACAAGAAAAGATACAGATTCAACCCGAGAGAGAATGGGAGAAAATAATTATAGTTCCTAATCCTCAACCTGTTTTAAATTTAGATCTTTGGTTGAATAAACCCGAGGGAAGCGTATATAAAGTGGGAGAGAATTTAATAATTTATGTAAAGGCAAACGATGATGTTTATTTATATCTATTTGACATAACTCCTGATGGTCAATTTAAGTTAATATTCCCAAATTCTTATTCTAAGGATAATTTCATCAAAAAGGATAAAACTTATACTTTTCCAGATAAACCCACTTACAGCTTTAAAGTAACTCCACCTTTTGGAAAAGAGTATGTAGTAGGGATAATTACTAAGAAACCACTTGAAATATTTCCTGGTAAAAGATTTGAAAGTATGGCTCCAGGAAGTGTTATAGAAAAAAAAGTAGAAACGGCCCTTGAAAATTTGCAGAAAACCTTGAGGAAAGAAGAGGGTAAAACCTGGGCCCAGAGTGTAACCTATTTTTATGTTCAGGAAGCTCAAGTAAGATCAAAGATTAATATTTACTCTAATCCTTCGGGAGCACAGGTATACTTAAATGATGAGTATCAAGGTACAACTCCGTTAACCTTAATGTTACTTCCAGGGAATTACAGGGTAACTTTAAAGAAAGAAGGATATTTAGATTATTCCACCAATATAGTAGTTCAAGAGGGAAGAGATAGAGAATATACTTTTAATTTGCAACCTGCTTATGGAAATTTGAGAATAGAGACAGAACCAAGAGGTGCATCGGTATATCTTGATGGAACTTATAGAGGATTAACTCCTTTAATTTTATATAATATTCCTGCAAAGACCTATCAGCTGAGAATTGTATATTCAGGTTATCAAGAGAGAATAGAAACTATAAAAGTAGAGCCAAATAGAACTACATATCTCTCCTACTCTTTAGTTCCGCTCTATGGCTCTTTAAGTGTGAATTCAGTGCCTCAAGGTGCTGATGTCTATCTTAATGGAGTCTATAGAGGGAAAACCCCTATTGTAATCAATAACCTTAATCCAGGTAGATATCAACTACAGCTAAGACTAAGTGGGTATAAAGATTATATAGGATTTGTAGATGTCTATTCTGGGCAAGTTTCAAACTATAATTTTACTTTAGTACCTCTTTCTGCTACCTTAAATATCTTCTCAACACCATCCTTCGCGGATGTATATATTAATGGAGTATATAAAGGTAAAACTCCCTTATCCATAACGGATCTTTCTTCTGGCTCCTACTCTGTAAGGGTTACTCTTTCGGGCTATGAAGATTACTCAGAGACGGTTTATCTTAATCCTGGAGATGTAAAACAATTAAATGTTACCCTTAAGCCTATATCTTCTGAAGTCAATGTAGACTCTCAGCCAAGGGGAGCAAGAGTTTATGTTGATGGAAAATATCAAGGTACAACTCCCATCACTTTATATTTAAGAGAAGGTAGATATACATTAACTCTCTCCTTAGAGGGGTATAATGATCTTAATACGGAAATTGTAGTAAAACCAAGGGACAAGGTAAGTTATATGTTTACTCTTGTTCCCGTTGTGGTGACTAAGACTTATTACCTCAACTTTACAAAGGGTGGATATGATGGTAATTTAATAGTTTTAAGAGCTGAAAATGTATTTATGGACAAAGAAGGCAAAGAATATGCCCTTGTAATGAGACCTTCTGGAGTTTTTGAAGTGAAAGTTCCTGCTCCTTTCAATTTTAAGGATATAATACTGAGTATAAACCTATTCTTTGAAAAAGATGAAAAGAAAAAATCCATTTTAGATCCCATTCTTATAGTGCTTGTAAATGGAAAACCTATAACCCTTCCTATGGGATTTGAAGATAAGGATTATGTTATTGTTAAATGGAATATAAAAGATTATTTTGACCCAAGTAAAGAAAACATCATTACTCTCAGAATATTGCAAGATGCATTAAATAATGTTAGATTAAAGGAAATAGTTGTGGAAGGAAAATAG